The following are from one region of the Salvia splendens isolate huo1 chromosome 2, SspV2, whole genome shotgun sequence genome:
- the LOC121792099 gene encoding uncharacterized protein At4g15970-like, which translates to MQAAVISSFPFPSSFASSKRLKMTTASPDFSAHTRRPGVSTLLLLLVAAVLLSCFLLHRAVQFGITTNNGSPLYSDSKEYSLERVLKVASMPDNTVILTTLNEAWAAPNSVIDLFLESFRMGDQTRWLLNHLVIVCLDQKAFSRCMAVHSHCFSLVTEGVDFSHEAYFMTPDYLKMMWRRIDFLRSVLEMGYNFVFTDADVMWFRDPFPHFHPDADFQIACDHFSGRSDDLENKPNGGFKFVRSNKRSIEFYKFWHASRGLYPGLHDQDVLNKIKNDSFILEMGLRLRFLDTTYFGGFCEPSEDLDEVCTMHANCCLGLSSKLHDLRILLEDWKMYVSSSPMSSESSGWRVPLNCSLDSLHLYVQQPDPTWPNSI; encoded by the exons ATGCAGGCGGCGGTTATCtcttcatttccttttccttcgTCTTTCGCCTCCTCTAAACGCCTAAAAATGACTACGGCGTCTCCGGATTTCTCCGCCCACACCCGCCGCCCTGGGGTTTCCACCCTATTACTGCTGCTCGTGGCGGCGGTGCTCCTTTCCTGCTTCCTCCTCCACAGAGCTGTCCAATTCGGAATCACCACTAACAACGGATCACCTCTCTATTCG GACAGTAAAGAGTATAGTCTTGAGAGAGTTTTGAAGGTTGCTTCGATGCCAGATAACACAGTGATCTTAACAACCTTGAATGAAGCATGGGCAGCTCCAAATTCGGTGATTGATCTATTTCTTGAGAGTTTCCGAATGGGAGACCAAACCCGTTGGTTACTCAACCATTTGGTGATTGTTTGTTTGGATCAAAAGGCATTTTCCCGTTGTATGGCTGTACACTCCCATTGTTTTTCCCTTGTGACTGAAGGAGTTGACTTTTCACATGAGGCTTATTTCATGACCCCGGACTACTTGAAGATGATGTGGAGAAGGATTGATTTCCTAAGATCTGTTCTTGAAATGGGATATAACTTTGTTTTCACG GATGCAGACGTTATGTGGTTCAGAGATCCATTTCCTCATTTCCATCCAGATGCTGACTTTCAGATAGCATGTGATCACTTCTCTGGCAGATCTGATGATCTAGAAAATAAGCCTAATGGTGGGTTCAAGTTTGTAAGATCAAACAAACGATCTATAGAATTTTACAAGTTCTGGCATGCCTCTCGTGGATTATACCCTGGACTACACGATCAAGATGTTCTTAATAAGATTAAGAACGACTCCTTCATCCTGGAGATGGGGCTTCGCTTGAGATTCTTGGACACTACGTACTTTGGTGGGTTCTGTGAACCCAGTGAAGATCTGGATGAAGTTTGTACAATGCATGCAAACTGTTGTTTGGGGTTGAGCAGTAAGCTTCACGACCTCAGAATTTTGCTCGAGGACTGGAAAATGTATGTGTCTTCTTCCCCAATGAGCTCTGAATCATCTGGTTGGAGAGTTCCACTGAATTGTAG TCTTGATTCACTCCACCTTTATGTTCAACAACCTGATCCAACATGGCCCAACTCAATCTGA
- the LOC121792100 gene encoding GDSL esterase/lipase CPRD49-like, with product MVGCRRPQFVLFGSSVIQMSFNVGGWGAILADLYARKADVLLRGYSGWNTRMALQVLDKLFPKDEPVQPSLVILYFGGNDATKPHPSGIGSHVPLPEYIQNMKTMIAHIKGLSDETRVICLTSPPVNEARIREVFGNALDDQARTNEGCCLYSEKLVELCKEMDVEAIDLWTAIQEKDDWADTCFIDGIHLSSEGSQIVAREILKVLKRVDWEPSLYWLKTPSDFPDDSPYYVVGPDGKTTVNVSNHICSWQRGWLDI from the exons atggTGGGTTGTCGTCGGCCGCAGTTTGTGCTGTTCGGATCATCCGTTATCCAAATGAGCTTCAATGTCGGAGGCTGGGGCGCTATTTTAGCTGACCTCTACGCTCGAAAG gcggatgtgttactACGAGGATACTCGGGTTGGAACACCCGGATGGCTCTTCAAGTCCTCGACAAGCTTTTCCCGAAGGACGAACCGGTTCAGCCTTCTTTGGTTATACTCTATTTTGGTGGCAATGATGCAACAAAACCCCACCCCAGTGGGATAGGTTCTCATGTTCCTCTTCCCGAATACATCCAAAACATGAAAACCATGATAGCTCACATCAAG GGTCTTTCAGATGAGACGAGGGTGATATGTCTTACCTCTCCGCCCGTCAATGAAGCAAGAATCCGTGAGGTTTTCGG AAATGCATTAGATGATCAAGCGCGCACGAACGAAGGCTGCTGTTTGTATTCAGAAAAACTAGTAGAATTATGCAAAGAAATGGATGTTGAGGCCATCGATCTTTGGACTGCTATTCAAGAAAAAGATGACTGGGCTGATACTTGCTTCAT AGACGGAATCCATTTGTCATCTGAAGGGTCCCAAATTGTGGCAAGGGAAATACTGAAGGTGCTCAAAAGAGTAGATTGGGAGCCAAGCCTCTACTGGTTGAAAACGCCATCTGATTTTCCCGACGATTCGCCATATTATGTCGTTGGTCCTGACGGTAAAACTACTGTGAATGTGAGCAACCATATTTGTTCATGGCAAAGAGGGTGGCTCGACATTTAG